Part of the Candidatus Poribacteria bacterium genome is shown below.
TGGTCGTTGGGTAGCATCATCGTGATGAGCTGCGGGAAGGGCTCCGCGCCGCTCAGCCATCGCTCGCGCAGCTCCTGCTCGAACATGTCCGCACGGAACTGGTCGGGCACGTTCATGTTGTAGGTCGCGAACTGCCTCGACGTGCGCTCGAACAGGGCTTGCGGCATGGGGTAGTTGAGCGGTAGGCGGATGCCGGTGAACCGGTGCTCCTGCCGCTCGAAGCTACCCGCGAACTCGAATCCGAGTCCGAAGTTGCGGAAGGACACGCCGTTGCGTTCGAGATGCTCCCAGATGGAACCCGCCTCGTTGTAGTCTTCGGGGTAGATCGCGCCGCTGGCTCCGGTGACGGCGCGGCGTCCTGGCGCTGAACTCGTCGTGATGTGCCGCCGATGTCCGCCGTAGGACGCCGACGTGCTCGTCTCGACCCACTCGTTCGGGTAGACGCCGACGAGCCAGCGGTGACCATCTGCCGAGTGGTCTGAGTCGCAGTAGAAGTTGTCGGACATCGCGTACTGCGCCGCGAGCCGGCGATGGTTGGGCATGACGGTCACGTCCTCGACGGCGAGGCTCCCCGCCGCGTTGACGACGCGCCTGCCCGCGCCGTACGTCGCCAGCGTCGGGTCGCCGTCGACGCCCGGCATATCCCCGAACACCTGATCGAACGTCCGGTTCTCCTTGGCGATGTAGACGACGTAGCGGATGCGATCGCTCCAGTTGGGTTCCGCTGGATCGCTGGCGCGTTCGATGGCGAAGTTGGCGTTGACGACCTGCTGGGTCATCGCCCGCAGCGCGTCAGGTGACGGGATGTCGCACACCTGGACGACGCCCTTCATCAGCCGCCCGACGTTCCTTCCTTCGGGGCCCGGCACGAAGTCGGTTCCGCCGTTGGGTCCGGATCCGAAGCCCTTCGCGTTCGCGATGACCAGTCGCTTGCCATCGGGTGTGACGGCGATCTTGCTGGGGAACCACGCCGTCGGGATGTAGCCCTGTACGGAGAGGAGCCGCGTGTCGATCACGGCGACGGCGTTGACGCCGGAAGCCGCGACATACAGCGAGCGCTCGTCCGGCGACAGAGCCAGGCCGAACGGGATCGCGCCGCGCCATGCGTTAACCGCCGGATGGAGCCGCAGCGGAACCTCGGCGACGACCGTGTGCCGGTCGCGGGCGATGACGGACACCGTGTCGTTGCTCCCGTTGCTGACGAAGACGTAGTCGTCGGACACGACGACCGAGTTCGGGGACGACCCGCCGACGGCAGGGATTCCCTCGACAAGCTCGCCGACGAGGACGCCGGTCTTGATCCGCGCCGTAACTTCCAGCGTCGTCGTATCGACCGCCCAGACCGAGAACGACTCCGGGGCGTTCGGGTCGCCCAAACCGGGGACGTGTCTGCCATCGGGCAGCGTAACGCCCGTTTCGGCTTCGGGCGATGGGAATCCGAAGGCGGGGAACTCCATCGCCGTGGCTTCGGTCCCGTCGTAACCCTCGACGGTCTGGTACTCGAACATGCCGACGTTGGCGACGTAGAGTGTCCCCTCGTCTGGAGCGAGCGCGATACCGAACGGGTACCGACCCACGCGGACGCTCCCAGTGACCTGTCCTGTCTCGAGATCGGCGACGACGACGCGGAAGTTCGCCTGATCGACGGCGTAGACTGTCCGCGCATCCCGCGCCAGGACGAGATCGCCGATGTACGAGTGTTCGAACGCCTTGCCGTTCACCGGCACGTCGCAGGAGATCGTCTGGAGCCGTGTCCCGTCGAGCACGTCCCAGACCATGATCGTGCCGTCGTCGCCTCCGGCTGCCACAAGCCGGCGGCTGTCGGGAAGGAAGGCGAGTCCCATGAAGACGGCGTTCAAGATGCCGGAGTCCGTCTCGACGCCGGGCGGTATCTGCGTCACCGTCGGCGAGTCGGTGTCGATGCCCCGGACGACGGAGAGCGAGAAGGGCCCGGTTCCGCTGTTGGCGGTGACGGCGATCTTGCCGTCGGGGCTGAGCGCCAGCCCGTAGGGATGGGGAGCCACGGTGACCAAGTCGCCGACGGGGCGAACGATGCGCCCGTTCGGAAGGACCGCAATACCCGCCTCGCGGTCGATCTGTGCTGGTCGGTCACCAGCGGGTGCGCTGACTTGGTAACGAGCGTTCGCTGTCGCTGCCGCCGACCCGAGGCAAAGCAGTAGTCCTAACAACCGGAGCTTCACCAGCGCCTCCTGAGTGCGGCACGAGAAAGGGAGCCAATCGCTTGGCTCCCAGTCTGTACGAACGCGAGTCCGATGGCAACCGGCTGGCTGCGTCGCGCCAGATGCGGTCGAATCCCGCGTGACGGAGTTCTTGCCGATGTCGCTGCGAGTCATACGCCCGATCGGCATAGATCCGTTGAAAACGACGATGCGACGATCTCCCACAAGTCATCGGTCACCAACGGTCTTGCCATCGTTCCTCCCTTTCACCGGGAGGATAACCGCAGCGCCACCTTTTGTTAGAGGTTCTAAGTGGGCGCTACATCAGGGCGAATCTTGTGTCAATGCATGGCTGTCGGGCTCTGCCGATCGAGCCTCGTGTGACTCCACAGACGGCGAACCGTTCGGCACTCGTGACGGAACGGGCAGCCACGGCGCGACCCTACAGCTACACGCGAGCGCTGTAGACCAACAACGCTGCTATCATCGCCTATGTCACAACGTCGTCGGGTCGCCGGCTGACGGTGCACGCCCAAGCTCCGTCCAGCAGCCTCAGAAGTTCTTCTGGTCCCACGGTTTGCCGCGCACGACGGAACGGCAGTAGCCGTTGCCGGTCACGTCATAGGCGACCGTGACGGCGTGACTCATCCTAGTTGCGGCTGACGGTTAGGAGCGCTACCATCGCCTCCATGGATGCAGTACGACCGCATACCGCGACACGTCTGATCGCCATCTCATCCGCGATCCTGGCGGTGGGAGTCATTCTGTCCGCTGCTTGGCTGATCTATCCGCCCGGGCGTGGGCTGGTCTATCTCTGCCTCTACACCGTCCTGACGAACACCTACATCTCCCTCCTTCCGTACGAGCCGTTCCTGTTCTACTACTCTGCGCTTTACGCGCCGATGTGGGTCACGGCAGCGGCGGGAGTCGGCGCGCTCCTGTCCGGCTCGATCGATTACGCGACGCTGAACCCCGTGCTGCACCTCGCAAAGATCCGGCGCCACTTCGTCGAACGTCGGCTCTATCGGTGGCCGGTCCGCGTCTATGACAGAGCGCCGTTCCTGTTGATCGTTTTTGCCGCTCTGACCCCGTTTCCGTTCTACCCCGTGAAGTTCCTGGCTCTCTCGACTCGCTATCCGATGGGGCGGTACCTCGCCGCGCTGATGGTCGGACGACTGCCCCGGTTCTACGCACTGGCATCCGTCGGGCATGCGATTCACATACCGCTATGGGTGCTTGTCCTATCGTTCGTCGCGATGTTCGGCGTGACGTTTCTCGGCTCGAAGCTCAGACGCAAAGGCGCGCGCGGCTGAGCCGACATCGTCGGATACAGAAAGGGAGTCCGATGCGGATCCGCCACCCTATCCGCGTTGCATGGAACACGCTGGCGCGGAGATCGCCGATTGACGCCCAGTTGGTCGTTACGAGACGTTGCAACCTGAGCTGCGGGTATTGCCACGAGTACGACCGCACATCGCTGCCGGTCCCGACAGACGTGGCGAAAGAGCGCATCGACGTCCTGCATCGACTCGGAACCGCGTCCATATCGCTTCTCGGCGGGGAGCCGTTGCTGCATCCAGACGTCGTCGAACTGATCCGCTACATCTCTCGGCGGCGCGTCGCCGGCATCATCACAAACGGGTTCCTGCTTACAGACGAGATGATCCGTGCGCTGAACGACGCCAGGCTCGACTATCTGCAGTTGAGCATCGACGCGGCCGTGCCTTCGCCCGACCTCTTCATTATCAAGTCGCTCAAGAGCCTGAGCAGGCAGTTGGAGCTGCTCAGAGCAGCGGCGAGATTCTCGGTGAACGTGAA
Proteins encoded:
- a CDS encoding bifunctional YncE family protein/alkaline phosphatase family protein — its product is MPIGRMTRSDIGKNSVTRDSTASGATQPAGCHRTRVRTDWEPSDWLPFSCRTQEALVKLRLLGLLLCLGSAAATANARYQVSAPAGDRPAQIDREAGIAVLPNGRIVRPVGDLVTVAPHPYGLALSPDGKIAVTANSGTGPFSLSVVRGIDTDSPTVTQIPPGVETDSGILNAVFMGLAFLPDSRRLVAAGGDDGTIMVWDVLDGTRLQTISCDVPVNGKAFEHSYIGDLVLARDARTVYAVDQANFRVVVADLETGQVTGSVRVGRYPFGIALAPDEGTLYVANVGMFEYQTVEGYDGTEATAMEFPAFGFPSPEAETGVTLPDGRHVPGLGDPNAPESFSVWAVDTTTLEVTARIKTGVLVGELVEGIPAVGGSSPNSVVVSDDYVFVSNGSNDTVSVIARDRHTVVAEVPLRLHPAVNAWRGAIPFGLALSPDERSLYVAASGVNAVAVIDTRLLSVQGYIPTAWFPSKIAVTPDGKRLVIANAKGFGSGPNGGTDFVPGPEGRNVGRLMKGVVQVCDIPSPDALRAMTQQVVNANFAIERASDPAEPNWSDRIRYVVYIAKENRTFDQVFGDMPGVDGDPTLATYGAGRRVVNAAGSLAVEDVTVMPNHRRLAAQYAMSDNFYCDSDHSADGHRWLVGVYPNEWVETSTSASYGGHRRHITTSSAPGRRAVTGASGAIYPEDYNEAGSIWEHLERNGVSFRNFGLGFEFAGSFERQEHRFTGIRLPLNYPMPQALFERTSRQFATYNMNVPDQFRADMFEQELRERWLSGAEPFPQLITMMLPNDHGASERPDDGYPFRESYMADNDLALGRVVSMLSRTPYWREMAIFVTEDDAQGGLDHVDAHRSLCMVISPWAKRGYLSRRHASFGSILKTMERLLGIPYLNQYDGGASLLDDCFTDTPDFSPYDAVPVHPEVFDPSKALDPFDAEFDWSRVNEGPILDDPADFVDELEREAERVSPAR
- a CDS encoding VTT domain-containing protein; translation: MDAVRPHTATRLIAISSAILAVGVILSAAWLIYPPGRGLVYLCLYTVLTNTYISLLPYEPFLFYYSALYAPMWVTAAAGVGALLSGSIDYATLNPVLHLAKIRRHFVERRLYRWPVRVYDRAPFLLIVFAALTPFPFYPVKFLALSTRYPMGRYLAALMVGRLPRFYALASVGHAIHIPLWVLVLSFVAMFGVTFLGSKLRRKGARG
- a CDS encoding radical SAM protein, translating into MGACPIVRRDVRRDVSRLEAQTQRRARLSRHRRIQKGSPMRIRHPIRVAWNTLARRSPIDAQLVVTRRCNLSCGYCHEYDRTSLPVPTDVAKERIDVLHRLGTASISLLGGEPLLHPDVVELIRYISRRRVAGIITNGFLLTDEMIRALNDARLDYLQLSIDAAVPSPDLFIIKSLKSLSRQLELLRAAARFSVNVNIVLCPQNADEFTELVTTVESMGFPVTIGLVHGSHGRIMIHGEPYVSLWESHFRRATGMPAIERTYGARLLRGETPDWRCRAGRRYLYVDEAGRVQYCASQRGRLDVALSEYSRRDMRRYGDRRKGCEPGCTIGCAYRTSAIDNSPVRVALTCWRLLLPRPRSRSTPGGSANTQKFFWSHGLPRTTERQ